In Nodularia sp. LEGE 06071, one DNA window encodes the following:
- a CDS encoding DNA-binding protein: MAAITIDIPDSQLEKLEELARLHGISLEELLSARIEEWLSDQKSDFTDAANYVLKKNAELYRRLA, from the coding sequence ATGGCTGCAATTACTATCGATATTCCAGATAGCCAATTAGAAAAGCTAGAAGAACTAGCGAGATTACATGGCATTTCTCTTGAAGAGTTACTAAGTGCCAGAATCGAAGAATGGTTAAGTGATCAAAAAAGCGACTTCACCGATGCAGCCAATTATGTGCTGAAAAAAAATGCTGAACTTTACCGACGTTTGGCATGA
- a CDS encoding HNH endonuclease, with amino-acid sequence MNKTPRIPIPPSVRKYVFERDKYQCQSCGKTQLETNLTIDHIIPLARGGQNDMSNLHTLCLTCNQRKTDKLDPRFRRHFQDF; translated from the coding sequence ATGAATAAAACGCCCCGTATTCCTATACCACCGTCAGTCAGAAAATATGTATTTGAACGTGATAAATATCAATGTCAAAGCTGCGGGAAAACCCAGTTAGAAACTAATCTCACCATTGACCATATAATCCCCCTAGCCCGTGGCGGTCAAAATGATATGAGTAATTTACACACCCTCTGCTTGACCTGCAATCAGCGAAAAACAGACAAACTTGACCCTCGATTCCGGCGACATTTTCAGGATTTCTGA
- a CDS encoding RsmB/NOP family class I SAM-dependent RNA methyltransferase: MEKPSNLLLKLSRRLFENPDKQEQFIDALINPQPFNPAIVWCQNKPDVLPFSVELPRSWQPDFVDILLLGEKPGKHPLHQQGYFYCLDFSSVFAASVLLTIPQPLRLVFDMCASPGGKSVFAWKALQPELLISNEVIGKRLGMLISNLKRCQISPCTVVNRDSSIFAEKMPLSSDLVLVDAPCTGQSLLAKGEKAPGCFHPTAINRSANRQKRIIANSAQLVAPQGYLAYMTCTYSSEENEQVCEWFLGKFPQFQAVKVSYLDEYQSHLSNIPCYRIFPQDRLGAGAFTVLFQNTEMGKAQEVDLDALSGVWMNKNHTDAENTENFSLN, encoded by the coding sequence ATGGAAAAACCATCAAATTTATTACTTAAACTTTCACGACGTTTGTTTGAAAACCCTGATAAACAAGAACAATTTATTGATGCGTTAATTAACCCTCAGCCTTTTAATCCTGCTATTGTTTGGTGTCAAAATAAGCCAGATGTACTGCCCTTTTCCGTGGAATTACCAAGAAGTTGGCAACCGGATTTTGTCGATATTTTATTATTAGGAGAAAAGCCCGGTAAACATCCTCTACATCAACAAGGTTATTTTTATTGTTTGGATTTTTCTTCGGTGTTTGCGGCTTCAGTTCTATTAACAATTCCTCAGCCGCTGCGTTTGGTTTTTGATATGTGTGCTTCCCCAGGCGGGAAGAGTGTTTTTGCCTGGAAAGCTTTGCAGCCTGAGTTACTGATTAGTAATGAAGTGATTGGTAAACGTTTGGGGATGCTGATTTCTAACTTAAAGCGCTGTCAAATTAGCCCTTGTACGGTGGTGAATCGAGATTCTAGTATTTTTGCGGAAAAGATGCCATTATCTAGCGATTTAGTCCTAGTAGATGCACCTTGTACTGGGCAATCTTTACTCGCTAAAGGTGAAAAAGCCCCTGGATGTTTTCATCCCACGGCTATTAATAGAAGTGCCAATCGGCAAAAAAGAATTATCGCTAATTCGGCTCAATTAGTCGCACCACAAGGTTATCTGGCTTATATGACTTGTACTTACTCTTCCGAGGAAAATGAGCAGGTTTGTGAATGGTTTTTGGGAAAATTTCCTCAGTTTCAAGCAGTAAAGGTGAGTTATTTAGATGAGTATCAGTCTCATTTAAGTAATATTCCTTGTTATCGGATTTTTCCCCAAGATAGGCTGGGTGCGGGTGCATTTACGGTGCTTTTTCAAAATACTGAAATGGGTAAGGCGCAGGAGGTAGATTTAGATGCTTTGTCTGGGGTTTGGATGAATAAGAACCACACAGACGCTGAGAACACAGAGAATTTTTCCCTGAATTAA
- the mfd gene encoding transcription-repair coupling factor gives MAFSSIVRALARSPLTTELLSKLNRQQELRLNGISRLPKGLVASALAQNSGRNLLVIVPTLEEAGRAFAQLEAMGWQTVHFYPTSEASPYEPFDPETEMTWGQMQVLADVINGNWESSQNPTVKPSLAIVATAGALQPHLPPRAAFIPFCLTVKRGMEFDLDTFGEKITTLGYERVPLVETEGQWSRRGDIVDVYPVSSEMPVRLEWFGDEIEKIREFDAATQRSALDKVDQLTLTPTSFAPIVSEALKDNADFTDSELSEGSRRFLGLAFAQPASLLDYLGENTLVAVDEPEQCHAHSDRWVENAEEQWGVGSREWGVGRGEESSPITSELPKIHRSFDECLTDVTKFPTIYLSELSEENSGINLASRSLPVTPHQFNKLAQTVRQERDRNFSIWLISAQPSRSVSLLQEHDCPAQFIPNPRDYQAIDKLQINHTPVALKYSGLAELEGFILPTYRLVVVTDREFYGQHSLATPGYIRKRRQASSKQVDPNKLREGDYVVHRSHGVGKFVKLESLTINHETRDYLVVQYADGILRVAADQVGSLSRFRRTGDKAPELHKMTGKAWENTKNRVRKAIKKLAVDLLKLYAARSKQEGYTYPQDMPWQEEMEDSFPYQATTDQLKAVQDVKRDMESDRPMDRLVCGDVGFGKTEVAIRAIFKAVTSGKQVALLAPTTILTQQHYHTLKERFAPYPVNIGLLNRFRSAEERRTIQKRLATGELDIVVGTHQLLGKNVSFRDLGLLVVDEEQRFGVNQKEKIKSLKTQVDVLTLSATPIPRTLYMSLSGIREMSLITTPPPSRRPIKTHLSPLTPEIVRSAIRQELDRGGQIFYVVPRVEGIEELTANLREMIPGGRFAIAHGQMDESELESTMLTFSNGDADILVCTTIIESGLDIPRVNTILIEDAHRFGLSQLYQLRGRVGRAGIQAHAWLFYPQQRALSDAARQRLRAIQEFTQLGSGYQLAMRDMEIRGVGNLLGAEQSGQMEAIGFDLYMEMLEEAIREIRGQEIPKVDDTQIDLNLTAFIPSDYIPDVDQKMSAYRAVAAAKSPDELKYITAEWSDRYGALPVPANQLLRVMQLKQLAKKLGFSRIKPENKQHIVLETPMEEPAWNLLAANLPEHLKTRFVYSPGKVTVRGLAVLKADQQLQSLLDAMNKMQGAVAEAVVV, from the coding sequence ATGGCATTTTCTTCTATTGTGCGTGCCTTGGCGCGATCGCCTCTGACTACTGAATTACTTTCTAAATTAAATCGCCAACAAGAATTGCGGTTAAATGGCATCTCTCGCCTCCCTAAAGGTCTTGTAGCTTCGGCGTTAGCGCAAAATTCAGGCAGGAATTTATTGGTAATAGTGCCAACCCTGGAGGAAGCTGGACGCGCTTTTGCTCAGTTGGAGGCGATGGGATGGCAAACAGTGCATTTTTACCCGACTTCTGAAGCCTCTCCTTACGAACCCTTTGATCCGGAAACGGAAATGACTTGGGGACAGATGCAGGTTCTCGCTGATGTGATCAATGGGAACTGGGAATCAAGCCAAAATCCCACAGTCAAGCCTTCCTTGGCAATTGTCGCCACGGCTGGGGCGTTACAACCCCATTTACCACCGCGAGCCGCTTTTATACCTTTCTGTCTGACTGTGAAGCGGGGGATGGAATTTGACCTCGATACCTTTGGCGAAAAAATCACGACTTTGGGCTATGAACGAGTCCCACTGGTGGAAACAGAAGGTCAATGGAGTCGGCGCGGTGATATTGTCGATGTTTATCCTGTTTCGTCGGAAATGCCAGTCAGATTAGAGTGGTTTGGGGATGAAATCGAAAAAATCCGCGAATTTGATGCCGCAACTCAACGTTCTGCCCTTGACAAAGTTGACCAACTTACCCTTACCCCCACTAGCTTTGCTCCCATTGTCTCGGAAGCGCTGAAAGATAACGCTGATTTTACAGATTCAGAACTTTCAGAAGGTAGTCGGCGTTTTTTGGGTTTGGCTTTTGCACAACCGGCTTCGCTTTTAGACTACTTAGGTGAAAATACTCTGGTTGCTGTGGATGAACCAGAACAGTGTCATGCACATAGCGATCGCTGGGTGGAAAATGCAGAGGAACAATGGGGAGTGGGGAGTAGGGAGTGGGGAGTAGGGCGTGGGGAAGAATCTAGCCCAATTACCTCAGAATTACCGAAAATTCACCGAAGTTTTGATGAGTGTCTGACTGATGTAACTAAATTTCCCACTATATATTTATCAGAACTATCAGAGGAAAACAGTGGGATAAATTTGGCGAGTCGGTCGTTACCTGTGACACCGCACCAATTTAATAAACTAGCGCAAACAGTGAGACAAGAGCGCGATCGCAATTTCTCAATTTGGCTAATTTCTGCCCAACCTTCCCGTTCTGTATCCCTACTCCAAGAACACGATTGTCCGGCGCAATTTATCCCCAATCCTCGCGACTACCAAGCAATTGACAAATTACAAATTAACCATACACCTGTAGCCCTGAAATATTCCGGTTTGGCGGAACTCGAAGGCTTTATTTTGCCGACATATCGGCTGGTAGTTGTTACAGACCGCGAATTTTACGGACAGCATTCCCTCGCCACACCGGGATATATCCGCAAGCGTCGCCAGGCGAGTTCTAAGCAAGTAGACCCAAACAAGCTACGTGAAGGTGATTATGTGGTTCACCGCAGCCACGGAGTTGGTAAATTTGTCAAATTGGAAAGTTTAACGATTAACCACGAAACCCGCGATTATTTGGTAGTACAGTATGCTGACGGGATTCTGAGAGTTGCAGCCGATCAAGTTGGTTCTTTATCCCGATTTCGCCGCACAGGGGATAAAGCCCCAGAACTGCACAAAATGACTGGTAAGGCTTGGGAGAATACGAAGAACCGAGTTCGTAAAGCCATCAAAAAGTTAGCAGTGGATTTACTGAAACTTTATGCAGCCAGATCCAAGCAGGAAGGCTATACCTATCCTCAAGATATGCCTTGGCAAGAAGAAATGGAAGATTCTTTTCCCTACCAAGCCACCACCGATCAGCTAAAAGCTGTGCAAGATGTCAAGCGAGATATGGAAAGCGATCGCCCAATGGATCGTTTAGTCTGTGGCGATGTAGGATTTGGTAAAACCGAAGTAGCAATTCGGGCGATTTTCAAAGCTGTGACATCAGGTAAACAAGTCGCCCTGTTAGCACCCACGACTATTCTGACTCAGCAACATTACCACACCCTCAAAGAACGCTTTGCACCTTACCCGGTAAATATCGGCTTACTGAATCGTTTCCGCAGTGCTGAAGAACGCCGCACAATTCAAAAGCGATTAGCTACGGGGGAGTTAGATATAGTCGTCGGGACACATCAACTTTTAGGGAAAAATGTCAGCTTTCGGGATTTAGGACTTTTGGTGGTGGATGAAGAACAACGATTTGGAGTAAACCAAAAGGAAAAAATTAAAAGCTTGAAAACTCAAGTTGATGTGCTGACACTTTCCGCGACTCCCATTCCTCGTACCTTATATATGTCTTTGTCGGGGATTCGGGAAATGAGTTTAATTACCACACCACCCCCCAGCAGAAGACCAATTAAAACTCACCTTTCGCCATTAACCCCGGAAATTGTCCGCAGTGCTATTCGTCAAGAATTAGACAGAGGGGGACAAATATTTTATGTAGTTCCACGAGTGGAAGGCATTGAAGAACTCACAGCTAATTTACGAGAAATGATACCGGGGGGTAGATTTGCGATCGCTCATGGTCAAATGGATGAAAGCGAGTTAGAATCCACCATGCTGACTTTCAGTAATGGTGATGCGGATATTCTGGTTTGTACAACAATCATTGAATCTGGTTTAGATATTCCGCGAGTCAACACCATTTTAATTGAAGATGCTCACCGCTTCGGTTTATCGCAATTATACCAATTACGTGGTCGTGTAGGACGTGCCGGAATCCAAGCCCACGCTTGGTTATTTTATCCCCAGCAACGGGCGTTATCAGATGCAGCACGGCAAAGGTTGCGGGCGATTCAGGAATTTACCCAACTCGGTTCTGGCTATCAGCTAGCGATGCGCGACATGGAAATTCGGGGTGTGGGTAACTTGCTAGGTGCAGAACAATCTGGTCAAATGGAAGCGATCGGCTTTGATTTGTATATGGAAATGTTGGAAGAGGCGATTCGAGAAATTAGAGGACAAGAAATACCCAAAGTTGATGATACACAAATTGACCTCAACCTCACAGCATTTATTCCTTCCGATTATATTCCCGACGTGGATCAAAAGATGAGTGCATACCGTGCAGTGGCGGCGGCGAAGTCTCCAGACGAATTAAAATATATCACAGCTGAGTGGAGCGATCGCTATGGGGCGTTACCAGTTCCAGCGAATCAACTTTTACGAGTTATGCAACTCAAACAGCTAGCGAAAAAGTTAGGATTTAGCCGCATTAAACCAGAGAATAAGCAGCACATTGTTTTAGAAACGCCGATGGAAGAACCCGCTTGGAATTTACTAGCGGCGAATTTACCCGAACATTTGAAGACGCGTTTTGTTTACTCTCCTGGTAAAGTGACAGTACGCGGTTTAGCAGTTCTAAAAGCTGACCAACAATTGCAAAGTTTGCTGGATGCGATGAATAAAATGCAAGGTGCTGTTGCAGAGGCGGTTGTTGTGTGA
- a CDS encoding type II toxin-antitoxin system death-on-curing family toxin, which yields MMRYLSLTEVLELHRQLIEQSGGSIGIRDLGNLESALAQPGMTFGGEDLYPTVIDKAIALGFSIIMNHPFIDGNKRTGHAAMEIFLILNGMEISASVDEQEQVILAVASGDLRRKAFGEWLRQHTTS from the coding sequence ATGATGCGTTATTTGTCATTAACCGAGGTTTTAGAACTACATCGTCAACTTATTGAGCAGTCAGGAGGGTCAATAGGTATCCGTGATTTAGGTAATTTGGAATCTGCACTTGCTCAACCCGGCATGACATTTGGCGGTGAAGATTTGTATCCAACTGTCATTGATAAAGCTATTGCTTTAGGCTTTTCAATTATCATGAATCATCCATTTATTGATGGCAATAAGCGCACAGGTCACGCTGCAATGGAAATTTTTCTGATACTGAATGGTATGGAAATTAGTGCTTCTGTAGATGAACAAGAGCAAGTTATTTTGGCAGTAGCATCAGGTGATTTAAGGCGCAAGGCTTTTGGTGAATGGTTACGGCAGCATACTACAAGCTAA
- a CDS encoding DUF2157 domain-containing protein: protein MLDDFQQKLRREAKIWRDEGLISASQYEDLAQRYRFNNLEAATRDRFVMIVVSIGSILLCLGIITFVAANWQLWSREVKFTLMMSLFISTSITGFYTWKQAKSGNNEKNKQQKSQRILGEGLLILSAFILGANILLMAQMFNINGSIAELFFAWGFGVLVMAYSLSLSSLGIMAIILIQIGYWMGRGDLPFSVGDLNWVRLAVRHMPLLSWLLFVPLAYFCRSRWIFVLAALVFAGTLQLNLNPLPLQNFANMAPWLASFAFALPPALFWSYDDLLFPTVNYRLFQPLARNLSLIFFGLVFYALSFRWQWVAPSLNSFVPNNTNNLFMSLPIIDLGILSGLAVLQWLSLLRLRNNPPRREVIFTIAVVTTFLAFIIITPFWHLAITRVDELGSFIFNVLLAFLASGLMREGLKLKDRSIFWGGMLLLTLQIISRAIEYDTDRLFQSLVFVLCGSALISAGLWFERRLPAGSNS, encoded by the coding sequence ATGTTAGATGATTTTCAGCAAAAATTACGCCGAGAAGCAAAAATATGGCGAGATGAAGGACTGATTAGCGCTTCGCAGTACGAAGACCTAGCACAACGTTATCGATTTAATAACCTCGAAGCAGCTACACGCGATCGCTTTGTGATGATTGTGGTTTCTATAGGTAGTATCCTTTTGTGTTTAGGTATAATTACCTTTGTAGCAGCAAACTGGCAATTATGGTCACGAGAAGTCAAATTCACCCTCATGATGAGTTTGTTTATATCAACGAGTATCACGGGTTTTTATACATGGAAACAAGCTAAATCAGGCAACAATGAAAAGAATAAACAGCAGAAAAGCCAACGTATATTGGGAGAAGGGTTATTAATTTTAAGCGCTTTCATTTTAGGCGCAAACATACTCCTGATGGCACAGATGTTCAATATTAACGGTTCCATTGCCGAACTGTTTTTTGCCTGGGGATTTGGTGTTTTGGTCATGGCTTACAGTCTGTCCTTAAGTTCCCTGGGAATTATGGCAATTATCCTCATTCAAATCGGGTATTGGATGGGACGAGGAGACTTGCCGTTTTCTGTGGGTGACTTGAATTGGGTACGTTTGGCAGTTCGACATATGCCTTTGTTGTCATGGTTACTATTTGTACCCTTAGCATACTTTTGTCGATCGCGCTGGATTTTTGTCTTAGCAGCCTTAGTCTTTGCTGGTACTTTGCAGTTAAATCTCAATCCTCTACCATTGCAGAATTTTGCTAATATGGCTCCTTGGCTGGCATCCTTTGCTTTTGCACTGCCACCTGCATTATTCTGGAGTTATGACGATTTGCTTTTCCCGACAGTTAATTACAGGCTATTTCAACCTCTCGCCCGTAATCTCTCGTTGATATTTTTTGGACTGGTGTTTTATGCCTTGTCTTTTCGTTGGCAATGGGTAGCACCAAGCTTGAATTCTTTTGTGCCAAATAACACAAATAACCTGTTCATGTCTCTTCCTATAATCGATTTAGGAATTCTCAGTGGTTTAGCAGTATTACAATGGTTATCGCTGCTGCGTCTGAGAAATAACCCTCCTCGGAGGGAAGTAATCTTCACTATTGCTGTTGTTACTACCTTTTTGGCCTTCATCATTATTACACCTTTCTGGCATTTAGCTATTACCCGTGTTGATGAATTAGGTAGTTTCATCTTTAATGTACTTTTGGCATTTTTAGCATCAGGGCTAATGCGAGAAGGGTTAAAGTTAAAGGACAGAAGTATCTTTTGGGGAGGTATGCTATTGTTAACACTGCAAATTATTAGTCGGGCCATAGAATACGACACTGACCGACTTTTTCAGTCTCTTGTGTTTGTTCTATGCGGTTCGGCATTAATTAGCGCTGGACTTTGGTTTGAACGTCGTCTACCTGCTGGATCTAATTCATAA
- a CDS encoding GDYXXLXY domain-containing protein: MSSDSSESSGNKSSKTLSPEAEFSEKLTFRDYLIATEQKANQPLPFWRLLVPLLIQTGIILAVPTQAMYTNIAGRDVILQTVAQDPNNVVQDFALSLEYNISRVENLRRLSGWDNLLRSNQGRNRQLQSGTNLYVILQEQQIASGRGVPIAWRPIRVSNNLPESLPSNQVALRGVYQDNAITYGIETYYLPEQQRQQISSDIFQTVQQTRGNRGRQIRPITVRVKVDPQGNAVPVSLWVRDASNGRSYRNYSF; this comes from the coding sequence ATGAGCAGTGATTCCTCTGAATCGAGTGGAAATAAATCATCTAAAACATTATCACCTGAAGCTGAATTCTCTGAGAAGCTGACTTTTCGAGATTACTTAATTGCGACTGAACAAAAAGCGAACCAGCCTTTACCTTTTTGGCGGCTATTAGTTCCCCTGTTAATTCAAACAGGAATAATTTTAGCGGTTCCCACCCAAGCAATGTATACTAACATCGCGGGTAGGGATGTGATTCTGCAAACAGTGGCTCAAGACCCGAATAATGTTGTTCAGGATTTTGCCCTGTCACTGGAATACAATATATCCCGTGTGGAAAATTTGAGAAGACTTTCCGGCTGGGATAATTTACTCAGATCAAATCAGGGGCGAAACAGACAACTGCAATCAGGAACCAACTTGTACGTGATATTGCAAGAGCAACAAATTGCTTCTGGTCGTGGTGTTCCCATTGCTTGGCGACCAATACGAGTGAGTAACAATCTGCCCGAATCTCTCCCCAGCAATCAAGTAGCCTTAAGAGGCGTGTATCAAGATAATGCTATTACCTATGGCATAGAAACATACTACCTTCCAGAACAACAACGGCAGCAAATTAGTAGCGACATCTTCCAAACTGTCCAGCAAACGAGAGGAAATAGAGGTAGACAAATTCGACCTATTACAGTGAGAGTCAAAGTAGATCCTCAAGGTAATGCTGTACCTGTTAGTTTGTGGGTGCGCGATGCTTCCAACGGGCGTAGCTATCGCAATTATAGTTTTTAA
- a CDS encoding dynamin-like GTPase family protein, translated as MSDVPTQCQNLAEQVESILQLLQQEPSLRSQDVIPVRTSLGKVISPKFEIVFAGAFSAGKSMLINALLERELLYSAEGHATGTECKIEYAEPNNERVVLTFLSEVEIREQASFLCEQLKLPTTVNINQAEVINLLRQGCEAIIQKEGGESRSERAKKANALILLLDGYEENRQHINTMNNATYSMEKFNFSNLKEAAGYARRGSNSAVLKRIEYYCNHPLLEDGNVIIDTPGIDAPVEKDAQLTYAKIQDPDTSAVVCVLKSASAGDMTKEETELLETMRGNQGIRDRIFYTFNRIDETWHNPDLRQRLDDLISQQFQDAPRVYKTSGLLGFYGSKIKYTSIEDRFGLDSIFAESVKNLNGTEETPQFVYEFNKYCISGKLPRSQFNVSVNNEPPNKNYARILSEHGTPLIYQLIKDSGIEEFRTAITRYLAEEKRPQLFKTLAEDLHEICINLTKHYQEQKRDLGSQPNEIEAMKAQELHRLNQQLQQIGKDFYKQIEYEINQIINNSCDSFESDFRQLKLGMIRRLDELINTFSVVNAHKRATESQKRNATAPLLAILVDAFYYLANELEDVLIDSSQKLVTNLFKELMEKVRKSEYYRQLYRFLGNDGGIEQKMKTIQEMVSEVLITAASGECDCYVRESPTFYQEGHFSIYQLRQTLQQTAQTYDLQSMVEAEPAIRQFLKLEFEPKVKNTIRQTFPQKINQTLKTRLLAMAEQQADDILQQYPQALAYLEQSLQQEAEEKILNNRSLLNKIEQKIADYNSAVSQINNCLQSMHLYDHYSLPVISNQIVQDQETNAEVMEDNVNNNNIWDSDDLMDGIN; from the coding sequence ATGTCAGATGTGCCTACTCAGTGTCAAAATTTAGCAGAGCAAGTTGAGTCTATATTACAACTTTTACAGCAAGAACCATCTTTACGTTCTCAAGATGTTATACCTGTGCGGACTTCTCTAGGAAAAGTGATTTCTCCGAAGTTTGAGATTGTGTTTGCAGGTGCATTTAGTGCGGGTAAGTCGATGCTGATTAATGCACTCCTAGAACGGGAATTATTATATAGTGCAGAAGGACACGCTACAGGTACAGAATGCAAAATTGAATATGCAGAACCCAATAACGAACGGGTGGTTTTAACGTTTTTAAGTGAAGTCGAAATTCGGGAACAAGCCAGTTTTTTATGTGAACAGTTGAAATTGCCAACAACAGTTAATATCAATCAGGCTGAAGTCATTAACCTCTTGCGTCAAGGTTGTGAGGCTATTATTCAGAAGGAAGGCGGAGAAAGTAGATCAGAACGTGCAAAAAAAGCGAATGCTTTAATATTGCTGCTTGATGGCTATGAGGAAAATCGCCAACATATTAATACCATGAATAATGCTACATATTCAATGGAGAAATTTAATTTCTCGAATCTTAAAGAAGCTGCTGGATATGCACGACGTGGTAGCAATAGCGCTGTGCTAAAACGAATTGAATATTACTGCAACCATCCCCTGTTAGAAGACGGGAATGTAATCATCGATACGCCGGGAATTGATGCACCTGTGGAGAAGGATGCACAGTTAACTTACGCCAAGATTCAAGATCCCGATACATCGGCGGTAGTGTGTGTGTTGAAATCTGCTTCTGCTGGTGATATGACTAAGGAAGAAACGGAACTGTTGGAGACAATGCGCGGTAATCAGGGAATCCGCGATCGCATTTTCTACACTTTCAACCGCATTGATGAAACTTGGCATAATCCTGATTTAAGACAGCGTTTAGATGATTTAATTAGTCAACAGTTTCAAGATGCTCCCAGAGTTTATAAAACTAGTGGATTACTAGGATTTTATGGTAGTAAAATCAAATACACAAGCATAGAGGATAGATTTGGTTTAGACTCGATTTTTGCGGAGAGTGTTAAAAATCTAAACGGTACAGAAGAAACCCCGCAATTTGTTTATGAGTTTAACAAATACTGTATTTCTGGAAAGCTTCCACGCAGTCAGTTTAATGTTTCCGTCAATAATGAACCTCCCAATAAAAATTATGCGAGGATTTTATCTGAGCATGGGACACCTTTAATTTATCAGCTAATTAAAGATAGCGGTATTGAAGAATTTCGCACAGCAATTACTAGATATTTAGCAGAGGAAAAACGCCCACAGCTTTTTAAAACTTTGGCTGAGGACTTGCATGAAATTTGTATTAACTTAACGAAACATTATCAAGAGCAAAAACGAGATTTAGGTAGTCAGCCCAATGAAATTGAGGCGATGAAAGCCCAGGAATTACATCGGTTAAATCAACAATTGCAACAAATTGGAAAAGATTTTTACAAGCAGATTGAATATGAAATCAACCAAATAATTAATAATTCCTGTGATTCTTTTGAGTCAGATTTTAGACAATTAAAATTAGGTATGATTCGGCGTTTAGATGAGTTGATAAATACTTTTTCTGTAGTTAATGCTCATAAACGTGCGACTGAAAGTCAAAAAAGAAATGCAACTGCGCCTTTATTAGCTATTTTAGTCGATGCGTTTTATTATCTAGCGAATGAATTAGAAGATGTTTTGATTGATTCTTCCCAAAAATTAGTGACTAATTTATTTAAGGAATTAATGGAGAAGGTTCGCAAATCAGAATACTATCGTCAATTGTATCGGTTTTTAGGTAATGATGGCGGCATTGAACAAAAGATGAAAACTATACAAGAAATGGTGTCAGAAGTTTTAATAACAGCAGCTAGTGGAGAGTGCGATTGCTACGTCCGAGAAAGTCCGACATTTTATCAGGAAGGTCATTTTTCCATCTATCAATTGCGCCAGACTTTACAGCAAACTGCTCAAACTTATGATTTGCAAAGCATGGTAGAAGCAGAACCAGCAATTAGACAATTTTTAAAGTTAGAATTTGAACCGAAGGTAAAGAACACAATTCGCCAAACCTTCCCTCAAAAGATTAATCAAACCCTCAAAACTCGGTTATTAGCAATGGCGGAACAGCAAGCAGATGATATTTTGCAACAGTACCCCCAAGCACTTGCTTATTTAGAGCAAAGTCTACAACAAGAAGCTGAAGAAAAAATTCTGAATAATCGTAGCTTATTGAATAAGATTGAACAAAAAATTGCTGATTATAATTCCGCAGTTTCGCAGATCAATAATTGCTTACAGTCCATGCATTTATATGATCATTATTCACTACCTGTAATTAGCAATCAAATTGTGCAGGATCAAGAAACTAATGCGGAAGTTATGGAAGACAATGTAAATAATAACAATATTTGGGATTCCGACGATTTAATGGATGGTATAAATTGA
- a CDS encoding UPF0175 family protein, with the protein MGLQISISDSIVQAIRLPEQRIEQELLQELAIALYAQDILSFGKARELAQMDKYEFGQLLGRRGVLRHYGDEELDDDLNYARS; encoded by the coding sequence ATGGGACTACAGATTTCAATTTCTGATTCCATTGTGCAAGCCATTCGTTTACCTGAACAGCGTATTGAGCAGGAGTTGCTGCAAGAATTAGCGATCGCTCTTTATGCACAAGATATCCTATCATTTGGCAAAGCACGAGAACTGGCGCAAATGGATAAATATGAATTTGGGCAATTACTCGGTCGCCGTGGAGTTTTACGACACTACGGTGATGAAGAATTAGACGATGATTTAAATTATGCCCGTAGTTAG